One genomic segment of Jaculus jaculus isolate mJacJac1 chromosome 2, mJacJac1.mat.Y.cur, whole genome shotgun sequence includes these proteins:
- the Mos gene encoding proto-oncogene serine/threonine-protein kinase mos: MPSPLALCRYLRGELPPSSVDSRPCSSPSVVPGKVGKLFLGVTPPRAPRLPRRLAWCSIEWEHVRLLHRLGTGGFGSVYKATYHGVPVAIKQVNKCTKNLRASQRSFWAELNIARLRHDNIVGVVAASTRTPEGSNSLGTIIMEFGGNVTLHQVIYGATGCYPEEEAGKPGGGEPLSLEKCLKYSLDVVNGLLFLHSQSIVHLDLKPANILISEQEVCKIGDFGCSVKLEDQRCFRTPGPQVGGTYTHQAPELLKGEPATPKADIYAFAITLWQMATGERPYCREPQHVLYAVVADHLRPSLARAVFTRSPRGRRLQSLVRGCWEASALRRPSAERLLLDLSAFRADLGGRRPAAR, encoded by the coding sequence ATGCCCTCGCCTCTAGCCCTATGCCGCTACCTCCGTGGCGAGCTGCCCCCATCATCCGTGGACTCTCGGCCCTGCAGCAGCCCCTCCGTGGTGCCGGGGAAGGTCGGGAAGCTCTTCCTGGGGGTCACTCCTCCTCGGGCCCCACGGCTGCCACGCCGGCTGGCCTGGTGTTCCATTGAGTGGGAACACGTGCGCCTGCTCCACAGGCTGGGCACTGGAGGGTTTGGCTCGGTGTACAAGGCCACTTACCACGGTGTTCCTGTGGCCATCAAGCAAGTGAACAAGTGCACTAAGAACCTACGAGCATCCCAGAGGAGTTTCTGGGCTGAGCTAAACATTGCAAGGCTGCGCCACGACAACATAGTGGGGGTGGTGGCTGCCAGCACGCGCACGCCCGAGGGCTCCAACAGTCTAGGGACCATCATCATGGAGTTCGGGGGCAACGTGACTTTACACCAGGTCATCTACGGGGCCACCGGATGCTATCCCGAGGAGGAGGCTGGAAAGCCTGGCGGCGGCGAGCCCCTGAGCTTGGAGAAGTGCCTGAAGTACTCGCTGGATGTTGTGAACGGCCTGCTTTTCCTCCACTCGCAGAGCATCGTGCACTTGGACCTGAAGCCGGCGAACATACTGATCAGCGAGCAGGAAGTGTGTAAGATCGGTGACTTCGGCTGCTCCGTGAAGCTGGAGGACCAGCGGTGCTTCCGGACCCCCGGCCCCCAAGTAGGAGGCACGTACACGCACCAAGCCCCGGAGCTCCTGAAAGGGGAGCCCGCCACGCCCAAGGCCGACATCTACGCCTTCGCCATCACTCTCTGGCAAATGGCCACCGGCGAGAGGCCGTACTGCCGCGAGCCGCAGCACGTGCTGTACGCCGTGGTGGCCGACCACCTGCGCCCGAGCCTGGCCCGCGCCGTGTTCACCCGCTCGCCGCGGGGGCGCCGGCTGCAGAGCCTCGTCCGCGGCTGCTGGGAGGCCAGCGCCCTGCGGAGGCCGAGCGCGGAGCGGCTCCTGCTGGACCTGAGCGCTTTCAGAGCCGACCTGGGCGGACGCCGACCCGCAGCAAGATaa